A single window of Jiangella alkaliphila DNA harbors:
- the recG gene encoding ATP-dependent DNA helicase RecG, producing the protein MVGFDTQLTTVVGDKTAKALANTLDLRTVGDLMRHYPRRYIQRGELTELSSLREDELVTVVAMVKSVSKRRMKNRRGSILEAVVTDGTGELNLTFFNQAWRERDLRPERIGLFAGKVGAFRHQRQLANPEYEMFPEDAGDIREAAEKYADEVIPVYPASVKVQSWLIAKSVDVVLQQLGDPPDPLPDEVLRKRRLPGLAEALHAVHRPKTIEKAWAAQRRLRYEEAFVLQTELARRRLSTAALPATPRRATPGGLLDALDERLPFELTEGQREVGERLAAELATPHPMHRLLQGEVGAGKTVVALRAMLAVVDAGGQAALLAPTEVLAQQHHRSLTAMLGPLAQGGMLGGAEQGTRVALLTGSMSTAQRRTALNEIVTGDAGIVVGTHALLEENVQFFDLGLVVVDEQHRFGVEQRAALAAKSRDDTRPHVLVMTATPIPRTVAMTVFGDLEISTLTDVPRGRADVATHVVPVDEKPHFLDRAWQRVREEAEAGHRVYIVCPRIGDDSAVDVEEEPAGDDTKRRPVAVLELAEYLRTGPLQGVGLDVLHGRLPAETKDAVMAAFAAGTIPVVVATTVIEVGIDVATAAMTVIMDADRFGVSQLHQLRGRIGRGAIPGVCLLVTEAPPGTPARERLDAVARTRDGFELSQVDLEHRREGDVLGASQSGHRSSLKLLRVIRHADTIAEAREDASAVVEADPDLSHHPALLGAVEAVLAEQEADYLDKA; encoded by the coding sequence ATGGTCGGATTCGACACGCAGCTGACCACCGTGGTCGGCGACAAGACCGCCAAGGCGCTGGCGAACACGTTGGACCTGCGCACCGTCGGCGACCTCATGCGCCACTACCCGCGCCGGTACATCCAGCGCGGCGAGCTGACAGAGCTCAGCTCGCTGCGCGAGGACGAGCTGGTCACCGTCGTCGCGATGGTGAAGAGCGTCTCGAAGCGGCGCATGAAGAACCGGCGCGGCTCGATCCTGGAGGCGGTCGTCACCGACGGCACCGGCGAGCTGAACCTGACGTTCTTCAACCAGGCCTGGCGCGAGCGCGACCTGCGTCCCGAGCGCATCGGCCTGTTCGCCGGCAAGGTCGGCGCGTTCCGCCACCAGCGCCAGCTCGCGAACCCCGAGTACGAGATGTTCCCCGAGGACGCCGGCGACATCCGCGAGGCGGCGGAGAAGTACGCCGACGAGGTCATCCCGGTCTACCCGGCCAGCGTGAAGGTCCAGTCCTGGCTGATCGCGAAGTCGGTCGACGTCGTGCTCCAGCAACTCGGCGACCCGCCGGACCCGCTGCCCGACGAGGTGCTGCGCAAGCGGCGCCTGCCCGGCCTGGCCGAGGCGCTGCACGCCGTCCACCGGCCGAAGACGATCGAGAAGGCCTGGGCGGCGCAGCGGCGGCTGCGGTACGAGGAGGCGTTCGTCCTGCAGACGGAGCTGGCCCGGCGCCGGCTGTCGACGGCCGCGCTGCCGGCGACGCCGCGGCGGGCGACGCCGGGCGGGCTGCTCGACGCGCTGGACGAGCGGCTGCCGTTCGAGCTGACGGAGGGCCAGCGGGAGGTCGGCGAGCGGCTCGCCGCCGAGCTGGCCACCCCGCACCCGATGCACCGGCTGCTGCAGGGCGAGGTCGGCGCGGGCAAGACCGTCGTCGCGCTGCGGGCGATGCTGGCCGTCGTCGACGCCGGGGGACAGGCTGCCCTGCTGGCGCCCACCGAGGTGCTGGCCCAGCAGCACCACCGGTCGCTGACGGCGATGCTCGGCCCGCTCGCGCAGGGCGGCATGCTCGGCGGTGCGGAGCAGGGCACCCGGGTCGCGCTGCTCACCGGTTCGATGTCGACGGCGCAGCGCAGGACGGCGCTGAACGAGATCGTCACCGGCGACGCCGGCATCGTCGTCGGCACGCACGCGCTGCTCGAGGAGAACGTCCAGTTCTTCGACCTCGGCCTGGTCGTCGTCGACGAGCAGCACCGCTTCGGCGTCGAGCAGCGGGCCGCGCTGGCCGCCAAGAGCCGCGACGACACCCGGCCGCACGTGCTGGTCATGACGGCGACGCCGATCCCGCGGACGGTCGCGATGACGGTCTTCGGCGACCTCGAGATCTCCACGCTCACCGACGTCCCGCGCGGCCGCGCCGACGTCGCCACGCACGTCGTCCCGGTCGACGAGAAGCCGCACTTCCTCGACCGCGCCTGGCAGCGCGTGCGCGAGGAGGCCGAGGCCGGCCACCGCGTCTACATCGTCTGCCCGCGCATCGGCGACGACAGCGCGGTCGACGTCGAGGAGGAACCGGCCGGCGATGACACAAAGCGCCGCCCGGTCGCCGTCCTCGAGCTGGCCGAGTACCTGCGCACCGGCCCGCTCCAGGGCGTCGGCCTCGACGTGCTGCACGGCCGGCTGCCGGCGGAGACGAAGGACGCGGTCATGGCCGCGTTCGCCGCCGGGACGATACCGGTGGTCGTCGCGACCACCGTCATCGAGGTCGGCATCGACGTGGCGACGGCGGCGATGACGGTGATCATGGACGCCGACCGGTTCGGCGTGTCGCAGCTGCACCAGTTGCGCGGCCGCATCGGCCGTGGCGCCATCCCGGGCGTGTGCCTGCTGGTCACCGAGGCGCCGCCGGGCACACCCGCGCGCGAACGGCTGGACGCCGTCGCCAGGACCCGCGACGGGTTCGAGCTCTCGCAGGTCGACCTCGAGCACCGCCGCGAGGGCGACGTGCTCGGCGCCTCGCAGTCCGGCCACCGGTCCAGCCTCAAGCTGCTCAGGGTCATCCGCCACGCCGACACCATCGCCGAGGCGCGCGAGGACGCCTCCGCCGTCGTCGAGGCCGACCCCGACCTCTCGCACCACCCGGCGCTGCTGGGCGCCGTCGAGGCGGTGCTCGCCGAGCAGGAGGCGGACTACCTCGACAAGGCCTGA
- a CDS encoding DAK2 domain-containing protein: protein MPPVPDAEIVLRWCRAGLDALAAAREEIDALNVYPVPDGDTGTNLYLTMEAAVQHAEAAAPDLGSTADAVARGALLGARGNSGIIVAQMLRGVADVLSRPGTTLADGTALAAALGHAADEAKRAVADPVEGTILTVAQAAADAAQQAARNTISTLPAVALAAAAAAHEALDRTPEQLDVLRRAGVVDAGGRGLTVLLDAFDTVLTGRRPLPRPRTVGAHTVPAPALTSGDSEEPGPAYEVMYLLDAPQRNTAQLKETLANLGDSLVVSGAGQEWNVHVHTDDAGAAIEAGIAAGRPHRISVTYLPAQHGSRPDTPHKRVIVAFAAGDGLAELFAEAGAVVVATATGHRPSTGEMLAAVDRGDTGRTSDVVILPNERDAVPVAEAAAAELRTHHRRAAVIPTVAQVQGLAALAVHEPNRAFDADVVAMTSAAGQTRHGAVTVAAKEAVTMAGVCKPGDVLGVVDGDFAVIGADLLDVAIEVVARMLAAGGELVTVVTGDGAGPGLADGVARAVRRGHPEADTVVYRGGQPRYPLLLGVE from the coding sequence GTGCCACCGGTTCCCGACGCTGAGATCGTGCTGCGGTGGTGTCGCGCCGGGTTGGACGCGCTCGCGGCGGCCAGGGAAGAGATCGACGCGCTGAACGTGTATCCGGTGCCCGACGGCGACACCGGGACCAACCTGTACCTCACCATGGAGGCGGCCGTCCAGCACGCCGAGGCGGCGGCGCCGGACCTCGGCAGCACCGCCGACGCGGTCGCACGGGGCGCGCTGCTCGGGGCGCGCGGCAACTCCGGGATCATCGTCGCGCAGATGCTGCGCGGCGTCGCCGACGTCCTGAGCCGGCCGGGGACGACGCTCGCGGACGGGACAGCCCTCGCCGCTGCCCTGGGTCACGCCGCGGACGAGGCGAAGCGAGCCGTCGCCGACCCCGTCGAGGGCACCATCCTCACCGTCGCCCAGGCGGCCGCCGACGCCGCCCAGCAGGCGGCCCGCAACACCATCAGCACCCTCCCCGCCGTCGCTCTCGCCGCGGCCGCCGCCGCCCACGAGGCACTCGACAGGACGCCGGAGCAGCTGGACGTCTTGCGGCGTGCGGGCGTCGTCGACGCGGGCGGGCGGGGACTGACCGTGCTGCTGGACGCGTTCGACACCGTGCTGACCGGACGGCGCCCGCTGCCCAGGCCGCGCACCGTCGGCGCTCACACCGTACCTGCGCCGGCCCTGACCAGCGGCGACAGCGAAGAACCGGGCCCCGCGTACGAGGTCATGTACCTGCTCGACGCCCCGCAGCGGAACACGGCGCAACTCAAGGAGACGCTGGCAAACCTGGGCGACTCGCTCGTCGTCAGCGGCGCCGGCCAGGAGTGGAACGTCCACGTCCACACCGACGACGCCGGTGCGGCCATCGAGGCGGGCATCGCCGCCGGCCGGCCGCACCGCATCAGCGTCACCTACCTGCCCGCCCAGCACGGCAGCCGGCCCGACACCCCGCACAAGCGCGTCATCGTCGCGTTCGCCGCCGGCGACGGGCTGGCCGAGCTGTTCGCCGAGGCCGGCGCCGTCGTCGTCGCGACGGCGACCGGGCACCGGCCGTCCACCGGCGAGATGCTGGCCGCCGTCGACCGCGGTGACACCGGCCGCACCAGCGACGTCGTCATCCTGCCGAACGAGCGCGACGCGGTCCCGGTCGCCGAGGCGGCGGCGGCCGAACTGCGCACTCACCACCGACGAGCCGCCGTCATCCCGACGGTCGCGCAGGTGCAGGGCCTGGCCGCGCTCGCCGTCCACGAGCCCAACCGCGCCTTCGACGCCGACGTCGTCGCGATGACGTCCGCCGCCGGTCAGACCCGGCACGGCGCCGTCACGGTCGCCGCGAAGGAGGCGGTCACGATGGCCGGCGTCTGCAAGCCGGGCGACGTGCTCGGGGTGGTCGACGGCGACTTCGCGGTCATCGGCGCGGACCTGCTGGACGTCGCGATCGAGGTGGTCGCCCGTATGCTCGCGGCGGGGGGCGAGCTGGTCACCGTCGTCACGGGCGACGGCGCCGGCCCGGGCCTCGCCGACGGCGTCGCCCGCGCGGTCCGCCGCGGCCACCCGGAGGCCGACACCGTCGTCTACCGGGGCGGACAACCCCGCTACCCGCTACTGCTCGGAGTCGAGTGA
- the rpmB gene encoding 50S ribosomal protein L28, whose protein sequence is MAATCDVCGKGPGFGNSISHSHRRTPRRWNPNIQTVRTVVGGTPKRLNVCTSCLKAGKVARR, encoded by the coding sequence GTGGCTGCCACCTGCGATGTCTGCGGCAAGGGCCCGGGCTTCGGCAACTCGATCTCGCACTCGCACCGCCGGACCCCGCGTCGCTGGAACCCGAACATCCAGACCGTGCGGACGGTCGTCGGGGGCACCCCCAAGCGGCTGAACGTCTGCACCTCGTGCCTCAAGGCCGGCAAGGTCGCCCGCCGCTGA
- a CDS encoding thiamine-phosphate kinase, which produces MPDSVGELGEFGLIGAVTARLPQGPDVLLGPGDDSAVVAAPDGRVVVTTDLLVENRHFRRDWSAAADVGHKAAAQNLSDIEAMGARPTSLVVGLGVPADLPVSWAVELSAGLGEEAALVGASVVGGDVVRSPLVVVSVTALGTLAGAAPVLRSGARAGDVVALCGRLGWAEAGYQVLSRGFRTPRAVVEAHRRPAVPYGAGAEAAGLGATAMCDVSDGLLGDLGHVATASGVLIDVSPSLLVVAEPLREVASALGADPLAWVLTGGDDNALVATFPADVELPERWTVIGSVSAGSGVTVGGAEYDQPAGHDHFAGS; this is translated from the coding sequence ATGCCCGACAGCGTTGGCGAGCTCGGAGAGTTCGGCCTCATCGGTGCCGTGACGGCGCGCCTGCCGCAGGGCCCGGACGTCCTCCTCGGCCCCGGCGACGACTCCGCCGTGGTCGCCGCGCCCGACGGCCGGGTGGTGGTGACGACCGACCTGCTGGTCGAGAACCGGCACTTCCGCCGCGACTGGTCCGCCGCCGCCGACGTCGGCCACAAGGCGGCCGCCCAGAACCTCTCCGACATCGAGGCCATGGGCGCCCGCCCGACGTCGCTGGTGGTGGGGCTGGGGGTGCCGGCCGACCTGCCCGTGTCGTGGGCGGTCGAGCTGTCGGCCGGGCTGGGCGAGGAGGCCGCGCTCGTCGGCGCCTCCGTCGTCGGCGGCGACGTCGTGCGCTCGCCGCTCGTGGTGGTGTCGGTGACGGCGCTGGGGACGCTGGCCGGTGCCGCGCCGGTTCTGCGGTCGGGGGCGCGCGCGGGCGACGTGGTCGCGCTGTGCGGGCGGCTCGGCTGGGCGGAGGCCGGCTACCAGGTGCTCAGCCGCGGCTTCCGCACCCCCCGCGCCGTCGTCGAGGCGCATCGGCGGCCCGCGGTCCCCTATGGGGCGGGGGCGGAGGCCGCGGGGCTGGGCGCGACCGCCATGTGCGACGTCAGCGACGGCCTGCTCGGCGACCTCGGCCACGTCGCCACCGCCAGCGGCGTCCTGATCGACGTCTCGCCGTCGCTGCTGGTGGTGGCGGAGCCCCTGCGTGAGGTCGCGTCGGCGCTGGGGGCCGATCCGCTGGCTTGGGTGCTGACGGGCGGGGACGACAACGCCCTGGTGGCGACGTTCCCGGCGGACGTGGAGCTCCCTGAGCGGTGGACGGTGATCGGCTCGGTCTCCGCCGGTTCTGGCGTCACCGTTGGTGGGGCGGAGTATGACCAGCCGGCCGGGCATGATCACTTCGCCGGGTCCTGA
- a CDS encoding Lrp/AsnC family transcriptional regulator, with translation MHAWEGNPVVVQAYILIQTEVGKAAEVARKISEIDGVTLAEDVTGPYDVIVRAEAGNVDDLGKLVVAKVQTVDGITRTLTCPVVHI, from the coding sequence ATGCACGCGTGGGAGGGCAATCCCGTGGTCGTACAGGCTTACATCCTGATCCAGACCGAGGTGGGCAAGGCCGCCGAGGTCGCCAGGAAGATCTCCGAGATCGACGGCGTCACTCTCGCCGAGGACGTCACCGGGCCGTACGACGTCATCGTGCGGGCCGAGGCCGGCAACGTCGACGACCTGGGGAAGCTCGTGGTCGCCAAGGTGCAGACGGTCGACGGCATCACCCGCACGCTCACGTGCCCCGTCGTCCACATCTGA
- a CDS encoding DUF3515 domain-containing protein has protein sequence MPRRPHLTPVAILLATGLAGCGYGAVEVTPHEPEPGSADVCAALRDALPDTVDDAVRRDVDPSSEYVAAWGQPPIVLRCGVAMPASYRPDAQLFEVDGVGWLADEGEGGLFFTAVDREILVEVAIPEDYAPEANVLGDLATAILDTVPERALQ, from the coding sequence GTGCCCCGTCGTCCACATCTGACGCCGGTCGCCATCCTGCTTGCGACGGGGCTGGCCGGCTGCGGGTACGGCGCCGTCGAGGTCACGCCGCACGAACCCGAGCCCGGCAGCGCCGACGTCTGCGCCGCCCTGAGGGACGCCCTCCCCGACACGGTCGACGACGCGGTCCGGCGCGACGTCGACCCGTCCTCCGAGTACGTGGCCGCCTGGGGCCAGCCGCCGATCGTGCTGCGCTGCGGCGTCGCGATGCCCGCCTCGTACCGCCCCGACGCCCAGCTGTTCGAGGTCGACGGCGTCGGCTGGCTGGCCGACGAGGGCGAGGGCGGGCTGTTCTTCACCGCCGTCGACCGGGAGATCCTGGTCGAGGTCGCCATCCCGGAGGACTACGCGCCCGAGGCGAACGTGCTGGGCGACCTCGCGACGGCGATCCTCGACACCGTCCCGGAGCGGGCCCTGCAGTAG
- a CDS encoding GNAT family N-acetyltransferase → MPTTQPTTLTTERLTLRPMEERDADAFAAMNADPAVMEHFTTGPLDREASDRMLAKMREHHLREGHSLAAVERTADGVFLGFAGIHRHHWYPDDVEIGWRLAPHAWGHGYATEAATAWMEYAFGELGLPRLISITIPANTRSIAVMRRLGFTLWEEATHEGLDVVVYARQG, encoded by the coding sequence GTGCCGACGACGCAACCCACCACGCTGACGACCGAACGTCTCACCCTGCGCCCGATGGAAGAGCGCGACGCCGACGCGTTCGCCGCCATGAACGCCGACCCCGCCGTGATGGAGCACTTCACCACCGGCCCGCTGGACCGCGAAGCGTCCGACCGCATGCTCGCGAAGATGCGCGAGCACCACCTGCGCGAGGGCCACAGCCTGGCCGCGGTCGAGCGGACCGCCGACGGCGTGTTCCTCGGCTTCGCCGGCATCCACCGCCACCACTGGTACCCGGACGACGTCGAGATCGGCTGGCGCCTCGCGCCGCACGCGTGGGGGCACGGCTACGCCACCGAGGCGGCGACCGCCTGGATGGAGTACGCGTTCGGCGAGCTGGGCCTGCCGCGGCTGATCTCCATCACGATCCCCGCGAACACGCGCTCGATCGCCGTCATGCGCCGCCTGGGCTTCACCCTCTGGGAGGAGGCCACGCACGAGGGCCTGGACGTGGTCGTGTACGCGCGCCAGGGCTAG
- a CDS encoding D-alanine--D-alanine ligase family protein: MNDTQDRRIRVAVVYGGRSSEHEISCVTAGGVLAALDPRRYEVLPIGITTTGRWVLTSADPDRLAIKGHSMPHVDDEGGTVVLPGRGELAVQSPGEVPRMLGAVDVVFPLLHGPYGEDGTIQGLLELADVRYVGSGVLASAVGMDKHVMKLLLAGAGLPVARHVLVRPSAWEPQRDRVVTEVERTLGWPVFVKPARAGSSMGVSKARDAAELEAAVLAAREHDPKVLVEEAVAGREVECGVLEGQGGGEPEASVVGEIRLGPGHELYDFEAKYLPGDDVSLDIPADLPADVAERVRLMSIEAFQALSCESLARVDFFLRDDGSLLVNELNTMPGFTPTSMFPQLWAKTGIDYPSLVDRLVDTALRRPTGLR; the protein is encoded by the coding sequence ATGAACGACACGCAGGACCGCCGCATCAGGGTGGCCGTCGTCTACGGCGGCCGCAGCTCCGAGCACGAGATCTCGTGCGTCACCGCTGGGGGAGTGCTCGCCGCACTGGACCCGCGCCGCTACGAGGTGCTGCCGATCGGCATCACGACGACCGGCCGCTGGGTGCTGACCAGCGCCGACCCGGACCGCCTGGCCATCAAGGGCCACAGCATGCCGCACGTCGACGACGAAGGCGGCACCGTCGTGCTGCCGGGGCGGGGCGAGCTGGCGGTGCAGTCGCCGGGCGAGGTGCCGCGCATGCTGGGCGCCGTCGACGTCGTGTTCCCGCTGCTGCACGGCCCATACGGCGAAGACGGCACCATCCAGGGGCTGCTCGAGCTGGCCGACGTCCGCTACGTCGGCTCCGGTGTGCTGGCCTCGGCCGTCGGCATGGACAAGCACGTCATGAAGCTGCTGCTGGCCGGCGCCGGGCTGCCGGTCGCCCGGCACGTGCTGGTGCGTCCGTCCGCTTGGGAGCCGCAGCGCGACCGCGTCGTCACCGAGGTCGAGCGGACGCTGGGCTGGCCGGTCTTCGTCAAGCCGGCCCGCGCGGGGTCGAGCATGGGCGTCAGCAAGGCCCGCGACGCCGCCGAGCTGGAGGCCGCCGTCCTGGCCGCCCGCGAGCACGACCCGAAGGTGCTGGTCGAGGAGGCCGTCGCCGGCCGCGAGGTCGAGTGCGGCGTGCTCGAGGGCCAGGGCGGCGGCGAGCCGGAGGCCAGCGTCGTCGGCGAGATCCGCCTCGGCCCCGGCCACGAGCTGTACGACTTCGAGGCCAAGTACCTGCCCGGCGACGACGTCTCCCTCGACATCCCCGCCGACCTGCCGGCCGACGTCGCCGAGCGGGTGCGGCTGATGTCGATCGAGGCGTTCCAGGCGCTGTCGTGCGAGAGTCTCGCCCGGGTCGACTTCTTCCTCCGCGACGACGGGTCGCTGCTGGTCAACGAGCTGAACACGATGCCGGGCTTCACGCCCACGTCGATGTTCCCGCAGCTGTGGGCGAAGACCGGCATCGACTACCCGTCGCTGGTCGACCGTCTCGTCGACACCGCGCTGCGCCGGCCGACCGGGCTGCGCTGA
- a CDS encoding NAD(P)H-dependent glycerol-3-phosphate dehydrogenase, translated as MTRAAVFGAGSWGTAFALVLADAGADVTIWGRRPELCDAINATHTNPDYLPGVALPPVIRATHDPGEAAHEADLVVLAVPSQSLRENLSAWAPELPSSASLVSLMKGVELGTAKRMSEVIDDVTGAGPARIAAVSGPNLAREIAQRQPAASVVAAADDDLAKRIQQACHSPHFRPYTNHDLVGAELGGAVKNVIALAVGIAAGLGFGDNARASVITRGLAETARLGAALGADAYTFSGLAGLGDLAATCMSPLSRNRSFGEKLGGGMTVAEIVAGTRQVAEGVKSCESILDLAGRHGVDMPIVQHVTGVVRGELTPAEMVGSLLSRSAKPERHGH; from the coding sequence GTGACCCGCGCCGCCGTCTTCGGCGCCGGCTCGTGGGGGACGGCGTTCGCGCTCGTGCTCGCCGACGCCGGCGCCGACGTCACCATCTGGGGCCGACGGCCGGAGCTGTGCGACGCCATCAACGCCACCCACACCAACCCCGACTACCTGCCCGGCGTCGCGCTGCCGCCGGTCATCCGGGCCACGCACGACCCCGGTGAGGCCGCGCACGAGGCCGACCTCGTCGTGCTGGCGGTGCCGTCGCAGTCGCTGCGGGAGAACCTGTCCGCGTGGGCGCCGGAGCTGCCGTCGTCGGCGTCGCTGGTCAGCCTGATGAAGGGGGTCGAGCTCGGCACGGCGAAGCGGATGAGCGAGGTCATCGACGACGTCACCGGCGCCGGCCCGGCCCGCATCGCCGCCGTCTCCGGGCCCAACCTCGCCCGCGAGATCGCCCAGCGGCAGCCCGCCGCGAGCGTCGTCGCGGCCGCCGACGACGACCTTGCCAAGCGCATCCAGCAGGCCTGCCACTCGCCGCACTTCCGCCCGTACACCAACCACGACCTCGTCGGCGCGGAGCTCGGCGGCGCCGTCAAGAACGTCATCGCGCTGGCCGTCGGCATCGCCGCCGGGCTCGGGTTCGGCGACAACGCCCGCGCCAGCGTCATCACCCGCGGGCTGGCCGAGACCGCGCGGCTGGGCGCGGCGCTGGGTGCCGACGCGTACACGTTCTCGGGCCTGGCCGGGCTCGGCGACCTCGCCGCGACCTGCATGTCGCCGCTGTCGCGGAACCGCTCGTTCGGCGAGAAGCTGGGCGGCGGCATGACCGTCGCCGAGATCGTCGCCGGCACCCGGCAGGTCGCCGAAGGGGTCAAGTCGTGCGAGTCGATCCTCGACCTCGCCGGCCGCCACGGCGTCGACATGCCCATCGTCCAGCACGTCACCGGCGTGGTCCGCGGCGAGCTCACGCCGGCGGAGATGGTCGGGTCGCTGTTGTCCCGATCCGCCAAGCCCGAGCGTCACGGACACTGA